A region of the Oceanococcus sp. HetDA_MAG_MS8 genome:
TGTCGATAATGGTGGTTGATTGCGCAGCCGTCATTGTTGTTTCCAGGCTTTGAGTAACCCTCGGGTCTGTTTTTTCATGACTTGGCGATACAGGCTGGTGGGGAACCAACGTTTGAGTCGGTGGGCTTGCTTACCTTCGGGGTGACTCAAAATGAGGAAGTCACCATTCTCAAGGCCCCGCAAGGCCACCTGCGCCACATCGGTGGCGGTCATTCGCGCTTTGGCGAAAACCCGCTCGATTACCGCTTTGAGTGCTGGGTCACTGTCGGGTAAAGACTCGGCCAAGTTGGTGGCGAAAAAACCGGGGCAGAGCACATGGACCCCAATATGTTCCGGCTCCCATTCAAAGGCGAGCGTTTCCGAATATGCGACGACGGCCGCCTTGACGGCGTTATAGGACCCCATCATAGGCGGATGAATCAGGCCAGCCATGGACGCCACATTCAGCAACTGCCCCTGGCTTTGTGCCAACAACTGATGGGCAGCCTGAGCCCCACGCACCACACCAAGCAGGTTGATGTCGATCACCCTTTGCCAGTTCTCTACTGACTCTGCTTGCATAGGGCCGCCGCTGGCGATGCCCGCATTGTTGACCAGCAGGTCTAGGCCACCCCATTGGTTATGAAGGGTTTCCATGGCGTGTTGCCACTGCTCCGCCTTGGTGACATCCAAATGGATAGCTAGTACGGAGTCTCCGAGTTCGTCGGCCGTTGCCGTTAGGCGGGGTGCATGGATGTCGGCAATGGCCACCCGGTCGCCTCGGGCCAGACAAAGCCGGGCGAGCTCGCGGCCTAAGCCTGAGCCACCGCCGGTAATCAGAACACGTCGGCTCATGGCTTAGGAGTCCTTGCGATCGAGCAAGTGGCGATACTTGCTCAGCTCCAACTTGGCGACCAGGCCGCGATGCACGGCGTCTGGTCCATCCGCGATCCGCAGCGTGCGCGCCGCGCCAAACATGGCAGCAAGCGGAGTTTGGTCGGAGACGCCAGCACCGCCAAACATCTGTATGGCCTCATCAATGACTTGTTGCAAGACATTGGGTGCCACCACCTTAATCGCTGACACCTCGGATATCGCGCCCATGCCGCCATAGGTGTCTATTTTCCAGGCCGCGTAGAGGGTCAGCAGCCGAGCTTGATCAATGGCCATGCGTAGATCGGCAATGCGCTCCCGATTACCGCCAAGGTTGAGTAGCGGTTTGCCAAAGGCGACCCGGCTGGCGCCGCGCTCAATCATGAGTTCAAGAGCTTTCTCAGCGGCACCAATGCAGCGCATGCAATGGTGGATGCGGCCTGGTCCCAGGCGCCCCTGGGCAATCTCAAAGCCGCGGCCAGGCCCCAAAATCATGTTCGCTGCAGGGACGCGGACATTATCGAAGTGCACTTCGCCATGGCCAAAGGGCTCGTCGTAGTCACCGAAGACCGGCAGCATTTTGTCGATATGCACGCCTGGCGCATCGGTGGGCACCAAAACCATGGAGTGGCGGCCATGGCGGGGTGCATCGGGATTGGTGACGCCCATAAAGATGAGTAGCTTGCATTCCGGATGGCCGATTCCGGTGGACCACCATTTACGGCCGTTAATCACAATGTCGTCGCCTTCCAGCACGGCTGTGGCCGCCATATTGGTCGCGTCTGAGGAAGCCACTTCAGGCTCCGTCATGCAAAACGCACTGCGAATTCGCCCCTCCAGCAAAGGCTGTAACCATTGCGCCTTTTGCTCCTGCGTCCCGTACTTCCACAACACTTCCATGTTGCCGGTGTCGGGGGCGTTGCAATTGAAGACAACCGGCGCGATAAAGCTACGGCCCATCTGCTCCGCCAGCGGCGCATAGTCCACGTTATTCAGTCCAGCGCCCAAGTCTGCATCTGGCAGGAACAGGTTCCATAAGCCTTCAGCGCGGGCGAGTGCTTTGAGTTCTTCCAACTCTGGCGGCACTGTCCAGCGCTTGAAGTCCCCGCCGTGGCCATTGGCTCGGATGGTGTGGTGGTAGCTCTCTTCAATTGGCTCGATATGGTCGGCCATGAAGGTCTGCAACTTCTTCAAATAGTCCTGAGTTCGCTGGCTGTGCGCGAAATCCATCCCTGTCTCCTCGCTTGGGGTCATGACGCAGTGTAGCTCGCCGTATCTGGAGGCGATGCGCAGACGCAGTATTGCGCGAAATACGCTGCGCCTGCAGCCAGAATGTTCGGCGGGCACGCAGCGCGTCCGCGCGCGACGCGGTACACTAGGCGCGTCGCGTCGGTCCTCTCGCGACGTGCCCCCGTAAACCCCGCCAGGTCCGGAAGGAAGCAACGGTAGCGACGGGCACGGGTGCCGGGATGTGGCTGGCGCGGCTTTTTTGTATCTGACATCAAGCTGCCCTCATGGCGTCATTTGGGAGCGGCATACTGCGCGGTCATGAGTACTTCATTGACACTAAGCGCCAGCGCTTTGGCCGCACACATTCGCGCTGGTCACCTCCGCAGTCTGGATGTGGTCGAGTCCCACGTAGCGCATGCCCAAAGGGTGAATCCGGGCCTCAACGCCATCGTGAATCCTCTCTATGCCCAAGCGCTGGAGCAGGCCCAAGCTCTAGATCAGGTGTCGCCACCCAGTGCGCAGCAAGCGCCGTTTTGGGGGGTGCCCTGCACCATCAAGGAAAATTTTGCCTTTACCGGCATGCCGCAGGCGTCCGGATTGGTATCCCGGCGTGATGTTCGCGCAGCGCAGGATGCCCCGGCCGTAGCCCGGATTAAAGCGGCGGGCGCTATTCCGCTGGGCACGACCAACACCTCTGAGCTCTGTATGTGGATGGAGTCGAATAACCGGGTCTACGGGCGCAGTAACAACCCTTACAACCCCCGCCACATCGTTGGTGGAAGTTCGGGTGGGGAGGGCGCGATCATTGGCAGCGGGGCTTCAGTTTTCGGACTCGGGGCCGATGTCGGTGGCAGCATTCGCATGCCGGCGTTTTTTAACGGCATTTTTGGGCATAAACCAAGCCCTGGCATTGTTCCCAATGCCGGGCAGGTCCCGCTGCCCAGCGGCAAAATTGATGATTACTGCGTGACGGGTCCCTTGGCACGTCGGGCGGAGGATCTTTATCCACTGCTGAGGCTGTTGGCTGAGCCCGATGTGCCGCTGCAAGATCCTGCAGAGGTGGATGTGAGTCGCTTGCGCTTGTTCTCCATCCCTGGCAATGGCCGGCACCGTGTTCACCCCGAGCTTCGCCACGCTCAGGAGCGCGCATACGAGGAGCTAAGCTCTGCTTTTGGCCAAGCGCGGCGCTTGAAACTCCCCGCGCTGAAGTATTCCTTCGAAACTTGGTCGGCACGGATGAAGGCGGCTGGGGGCGAGAGCTTTGCCGCACAATTAGCCAACGGAGGCGACTTATCCTTGTTGGCAGAGTTGGGGAAGTGGAGCCTGCGTCGCTCCGACCATACGCTACCGGCCTTAGCCTTGGCTGCGGTAGAAAAGGTCCCCATTGCCCATGGCCGTAACCTGGCCCGTGCGGAGGCACTGCAAGCGGCAATGGACGATCTGCTGGGAGACGATGGCGTTTTGCTGTATCCCAGTTATTCGGTGCCGGCACCGATGCATTACACCCCCATGCTACGCACCTTCCATTGGACCTATTGCGGTGTGTTGAATGTCTTGGAGATGCCCTCCACCCAAGTGCCCCTAGGGCTTTCCAGCAAAGGTTTGCCGCTGGGAATCCAAGTCGCCGCCCGCCGCGGAAATGACCATCTTTGCTTGGCGGTGGCGCAGATGCTGGAGGCTCGCTTTGGTGGTTGGGTGCCGCCATGGCATAGCCCCCAACAGCGCGCCTAGCGGCACACCGCGTTCTGACTCGCTGATGTGTAACGAACTTCGGAGACAGGACACCAGGTGGCCACAAAGGCTGCCGCGACAGCGGGCTTGCTGCGCAAACAATAAGGCCCGGAGCAAAGGCACCGGGCCTGAGTGGCATCAGCAGGGTTAGCAGCGCAGGGGCGCCGGGCTTGGCCCTAGGCTTGGGCCGCTATGCGGCTTTTGCCTGCGCTTGAACGA
Encoded here:
- a CDS encoding SDR family NAD(P)-dependent oxidoreductase, whose product is MSRRVLITGGGSGLGRELARLCLARGDRVAIADIHAPRLTATADELGDSVLAIHLDVTKAEQWQHAMETLHNQWGGLDLLVNNAGIASGGPMQAESVENWQRVIDINLLGVVRGAQAAHQLLAQSQGQLLNVASMAGLIHPPMMGSYNAVKAAVVAYSETLAFEWEPEHIGVHVLCPGFFATNLAESLPDSDPALKAVIERVFAKARMTATDVAQVALRGLENGDFLILSHPEGKQAHRLKRWFPTSLYRQVMKKQTRGLLKAWKQQ
- a CDS encoding acyl-CoA dehydrogenase family protein — protein: MDFAHSQRTQDYLKKLQTFMADHIEPIEESYHHTIRANGHGGDFKRWTVPPELEELKALARAEGLWNLFLPDADLGAGLNNVDYAPLAEQMGRSFIAPVVFNCNAPDTGNMEVLWKYGTQEQKAQWLQPLLEGRIRSAFCMTEPEVASSDATNMAATAVLEGDDIVINGRKWWSTGIGHPECKLLIFMGVTNPDAPRHGRHSMVLVPTDAPGVHIDKMLPVFGDYDEPFGHGEVHFDNVRVPAANMILGPGRGFEIAQGRLGPGRIHHCMRCIGAAEKALELMIERGASRVAFGKPLLNLGGNRERIADLRMAIDQARLLTLYAAWKIDTYGGMGAISEVSAIKVVAPNVLQQVIDEAIQMFGGAGVSDQTPLAAMFGAARTLRIADGPDAVHRGLVAKLELSKYRHLLDRKDS
- a CDS encoding amidase, which translates into the protein MSTSLTLSASALAAHIRAGHLRSLDVVESHVAHAQRVNPGLNAIVNPLYAQALEQAQALDQVSPPSAQQAPFWGVPCTIKENFAFTGMPQASGLVSRRDVRAAQDAPAVARIKAAGAIPLGTTNTSELCMWMESNNRVYGRSNNPYNPRHIVGGSSGGEGAIIGSGASVFGLGADVGGSIRMPAFFNGIFGHKPSPGIVPNAGQVPLPSGKIDDYCVTGPLARRAEDLYPLLRLLAEPDVPLQDPAEVDVSRLRLFSIPGNGRHRVHPELRHAQERAYEELSSAFGQARRLKLPALKYSFETWSARMKAAGGESFAAQLANGGDLSLLAELGKWSLRRSDHTLPALALAAVEKVPIAHGRNLARAEALQAAMDDLLGDDGVLLYPSYSVPAPMHYTPMLRTFHWTYCGVLNVLEMPSTQVPLGLSSKGLPLGIQVAARRGNDHLCLAVAQMLEARFGGWVPPWHSPQQRA